A single window of Pontibacillus chungwhensis DNA harbors:
- the ispE gene encoding 4-(cytidine 5'-diphospho)-2-C-methyl-D-erythritol kinase encodes MRFLEKAPAKINLALDVLYKRPDQYHEVDMIMTTIDLSDRIELSPLRTDEILIVSENRFVPSDHRNLAFQAAQVLKDKFGIREGVEIYIEKQIPVAAGLAGGSSDAAAVLRGLNRLWELDLSVQELAAIGAQIGSDVSFCVHGGTARATGRGERIEKLPAPPACWVVLAKPTMGVSTQAIYENLNLEEAEHPDIKGMVKAIQKEDYQEICEKIGNVLEPVTVQLHSDVQQIKEHMHEFGADAVLMSGSGPTVFGLVQHETRAQRIYNGLRGFCDEVYVVRMLGGRVPLD; translated from the coding sequence ATGCGTTTTTTGGAGAAGGCGCCGGCTAAGATTAATTTAGCCTTGGACGTGTTGTACAAGCGTCCGGATCAGTATCATGAAGTGGATATGATTATGACGACAATTGATTTGTCTGATCGCATTGAGTTAAGCCCTTTGAGAACTGATGAGATTCTGATTGTTTCGGAAAATCGGTTTGTTCCGAGTGATCACCGTAATCTTGCTTTTCAGGCTGCTCAAGTGTTGAAAGATAAGTTTGGCATCCGTGAGGGTGTGGAGATCTATATTGAGAAGCAAATTCCTGTAGCTGCTGGGCTTGCTGGGGGAAGTAGTGATGCTGCCGCGGTTCTGAGAGGGCTGAATCGATTGTGGGAATTGGATTTAAGTGTTCAGGAGCTGGCCGCAATCGGAGCTCAAATCGGTTCTGACGTGTCTTTCTGTGTTCATGGTGGAACAGCGAGGGCTACTGGCAGAGGGGAAAGAATCGAAAAACTTCCTGCACCGCCGGCTTGCTGGGTAGTATTGGCGAAGCCGACGATGGGCGTGTCGACTCAAGCGATTTATGAGAACTTGAATTTAGAGGAAGCGGAACATCCTGATATCAAAGGGATGGTGAAGGCTATTCAGAAAGAAGATTATCAAGAGATTTGTGAGAAGATCGGAAATGTATTGGAACCTGTCACCGTTCAGTTACACAGTGATGTTCAACAAATTAAAGAACATATGCATGAATTTGGTGCGGATGCTGTGTTAATGAGCGGAAGTGGTCCGACGGTATTTGGCTTAGTTCAACATGAAACAAGAGCTCAGCGTATTTACAACGGTTTACGAGGTTTCTGTGATGAAGTTTACGTGGTACGTATGCTTGGAGGACGAGTCCCTCTTGATTAA
- the purR gene encoding pur operon repressor → MKRSERLVGMTYYLLEHPQQLVSLPFFTEAYDAAKSSVSEDLGIINQMFQKQGIGELHTVSGAAGGVKFIPFNSQENSEHFADLLAKQLEDPERLLPGGYLFMSDLLGDPETIRNIGRLFATHFSKQHVDVIMTVATKGIPLAYAVASFLNVPVVIVRRDPKVTEGSTVSINYVSGSSRKIQTMVLPKRSLQKGANVLIIDDFMKAGGTIDGMKSLLKEFEANVAGIGVLAEAEDEDEERVVQDYVSLLQINNVDIKEKKIEVHRGTMFHS, encoded by the coding sequence ATGAAAAGAAGTGAACGTTTGGTCGGAATGACGTATTATTTATTGGAGCATCCCCAACAACTTGTCTCTTTACCTTTCTTTACAGAGGCATATGATGCAGCTAAGTCTTCTGTGAGTGAAGATTTAGGTATTATTAATCAAATGTTTCAAAAGCAAGGGATTGGAGAGTTGCACACTGTTTCAGGTGCAGCAGGTGGTGTGAAGTTCATTCCGTTTAATTCGCAAGAGAATAGTGAACACTTTGCTGATCTATTGGCAAAGCAATTAGAAGACCCTGAACGCCTACTCCCGGGTGGTTACTTGTTCATGAGCGATTTGCTAGGGGACCCGGAAACGATTCGGAATATCGGACGTCTTTTTGCGACTCATTTTTCGAAGCAACACGTGGATGTCATTATGACGGTGGCTACTAAAGGGATTCCTTTAGCTTATGCGGTCGCATCATTCTTAAATGTTCCGGTCGTCATTGTCAGACGTGATCCTAAAGTTACAGAAGGATCAACGGTCAGCATTAACTACGTATCAGGGTCATCAAGAAAGATCCAGACAATGGTCTTACCTAAACGCAGTCTCCAAAAAGGGGCTAATGTCTTAATCATAGATGATTTTATGAAGGCCGGGGGTACCATTGATGGAATGAAGAGCCTGTTGAAAGAATTTGAAGCTAATGTAGCAGGTATTGGTGTTTTAGCTGAAGCGGAAGATGAAGATGAGGAACGTGTCGTGCAAGATTACGTATCACTCCTTCAAATAAATAACGTAGACATTAAAGAAAAGAAAATCGAAGTACACAGAGGAACTATGTTCCACTCGTAA
- the spoVG gene encoding septation regulator SpoVG codes for MEVTDVRLRRVNTEGRMRAIASITLDGEFVVHDIRVIDGNNGLFVAMPSKRTPDGEFRDIAHPINSGTRGKIQDAVLEEYHRAGQVEEEVEYEEAGAS; via the coding sequence ATGGAAGTAACTGACGTGAGACTACGACGCGTTAATACTGAAGGAAGAATGCGAGCAATTGCTTCTATTACGTTGGATGGTGAATTTGTTGTTCACGACATTCGAGTAATTGATGGCAACAATGGTTTGTTTGTGGCGATGCCGAGCAAACGTACTCCAGATGGAGAATTTCGTGATATTGCCCATCCAATTAACTCTGGCACACGTGGGAAAATTCAAGACGCTGTGTTAGAAGAGTATCATCGAGCGGGACAAGTTGAAGAAGAAGTGGAGTATGAAGAAGCTGGAGCTTCCTAA
- the glmU gene encoding bifunctional UDP-N-acetylglucosamine diphosphorylase/glucosamine-1-phosphate N-acetyltransferase GlmU, whose translation MNNRYAVVLAAGQGTRMKSSLAKVLHPVCGKPMVQHVMDQLTSLQLDEVITVVGRSADEVREQIGADSQFVVQEEQLGTGHAVQQAEPILGTNKGTTLVVAADTPLLTAETLESVFNYHEQEQAKVTVLTAHAEDPTGYGRVIRDEHGDVARIVEHKDASPQEQAVQEINTAIYCFDNEALFESLQNVSNDNAQGEYYLPDVIEILKNKGEKIAAYQSSDFEETLGVNDRVALSRAEKAMKRRINERHMRNGVTLIDPDHTYIGLDVTIEQDAIIYPGCVLEGNTQIATGAEIGPHTEIKNCSVGQATVIKQSVAHESHIGNRVKIGPYAHIRPASTLADDVKVGNFVELKKVSFGEGSKASHLSYIGDAEVGNGVNIGCGTITVNYDGQNKHLTTIQDDAFIGCNSNLVAPVTVGHGAYVAAGSTITDDVPDRALSIARSRQTNKDGYADKINQAKKD comes from the coding sequence ATGAATAATCGCTATGCTGTTGTATTGGCAGCCGGGCAAGGGACACGCATGAAATCGTCGTTGGCGAAAGTATTGCATCCTGTTTGCGGTAAGCCTATGGTGCAACATGTAATGGATCAATTAACGTCTCTTCAACTAGATGAAGTTATAACAGTAGTAGGGCGTAGTGCTGATGAAGTGCGTGAACAAATCGGCGCGGACAGCCAATTTGTTGTTCAGGAAGAGCAACTTGGGACAGGGCATGCGGTTCAACAAGCTGAACCTATCCTTGGCACTAACAAGGGAACAACTCTTGTAGTAGCAGCTGATACCCCACTACTTACAGCAGAAACGCTTGAGTCAGTGTTTAACTATCATGAACAAGAACAGGCGAAAGTAACGGTTCTGACAGCTCATGCTGAAGATCCGACAGGCTATGGTCGAGTGATTCGTGATGAACACGGGGATGTCGCTCGTATAGTTGAGCATAAAGATGCTTCTCCACAAGAACAAGCAGTTCAGGAAATCAACACAGCTATCTATTGTTTTGATAATGAGGCACTTTTTGAATCTCTTCAGAATGTTTCAAATGATAATGCTCAAGGGGAGTACTACCTTCCTGATGTGATCGAAATCCTTAAGAACAAAGGGGAAAAGATTGCTGCTTATCAATCTTCAGACTTTGAAGAAACATTGGGTGTAAACGACCGCGTTGCGTTATCACGTGCGGAGAAGGCAATGAAACGTCGAATTAATGAGCGTCACATGCGCAATGGCGTTACTCTGATCGATCCGGATCATACGTATATCGGATTAGATGTTACAATTGAACAGGATGCTATCATTTATCCTGGGTGTGTTCTTGAAGGAAACACACAAATTGCAACAGGTGCAGAAATTGGTCCTCATACTGAAATTAAGAATTGTTCAGTTGGACAAGCTACGGTTATTAAGCAAAGTGTTGCTCATGAAAGTCACATTGGGAATCGTGTGAAAATCGGCCCGTACGCTCACATACGTCCCGCTTCTACCCTTGCTGACGACGTTAAAGTTGGAAACTTTGTAGAGTTGAAGAAAGTTTCGTTTGGCGAAGGAAGTAAGGCTTCTCACTTAAGTTATATTGGTGATGCTGAGGTAGGAAACGGAGTAAATATTGGTTGTGGGACGATTACCGTAAACTATGATGGCCAGAATAAGCATCTAACAACCATACAAGATGATGCGTTTATCGGGTGTAACTCCAACTTAGTAGCGCCTGTTACAGTTGGTCATGGTGCATATGTAGCTGCAGGCTCAACGATTACAGATGATGTTCCTGATCGTGCGTTGTCGATTGCTCGTTCTCGTCAAACGAATAAAGACGGGTACGCAGATAAAATAAATCAAGCGAAAAAAGATTAA
- a CDS encoding ribose-phosphate diphosphokinase produces MATSQYKDPALKVFSLNSNPTLAQEIAENIGTELGKCTVTSFSDGEVQINIEESVRGCDVYVIQSTSEPVNQHIMELLIMIDALKRASARSINIVMPYYGYARQDRKARSREPITSKLVANLLQTAGASRVIMLDLHAPQIQGFFDVPIDHLVGVPLLSDYFEEKNFDDVVIVSPDHGGVTRARKMADRLKAPIAIIDKRRPRPNVAEVMNIVGNIEGKTAILIDDIIDTAGTITLAANALIENGAKEVYACCTHPVLSGPAIERIDNSKIKELVVTNTIPLKDEKRIDKITELSVGELISEAITRVHERKSISVLFD; encoded by the coding sequence ATGGCTACTTCTCAATATAAAGATCCAGCTTTAAAAGTGTTCTCACTTAATTCAAACCCAACTCTAGCTCAAGAAATTGCAGAGAATATTGGTACAGAATTAGGAAAATGTACGGTAACAAGTTTTAGTGATGGAGAGGTTCAAATTAACATTGAAGAAAGTGTACGTGGGTGTGACGTATATGTAATTCAATCAACTTCAGAGCCAGTAAACCAACACATTATGGAATTACTTATTATGATTGATGCATTGAAGCGTGCTTCTGCTCGTTCCATTAACATTGTAATGCCGTACTATGGTTACGCACGTCAAGACCGTAAAGCACGCTCTCGTGAGCCAATTACGTCTAAGCTTGTCGCGAACCTTCTTCAAACAGCTGGTGCAAGCCGCGTCATTATGTTAGATTTACACGCACCTCAAATTCAAGGATTCTTCGATGTACCAATCGACCACCTTGTAGGTGTTCCACTTCTTTCTGATTACTTTGAAGAGAAGAATTTCGATGATGTGGTTATTGTTTCGCCTGACCACGGTGGCGTTACACGTGCCCGTAAAATGGCTGATCGCCTGAAAGCACCAATTGCGATTATTGATAAGCGTCGTCCTCGTCCGAACGTAGCCGAAGTTATGAATATTGTCGGTAATATTGAAGGAAAAACAGCGATCCTGATTGATGATATTATTGATACAGCGGGAACGATTACACTTGCAGCCAATGCTCTTATCGAAAATGGGGCAAAAGAAGTCTATGCTTGTTGTACTCACCCTGTTCTATCTGGACCGGCAATTGAGCGTATTGACAACTCTAAGATTAAAGAGCTTGTCGTAACAAATACGATTCCTCTTAAAGATGAAAAACGTATCGATAAAATTACAGAGCTTTCTGTAGGAGAGCTAATTAGCGAAGCTATTACACGTGTTCACGAGCGTAAATCAATCAGCGTATTATTTGATTAA
- a CDS encoding 50S ribosomal protein L25/general stress protein Ctc, which yields MAVTVKANTREDFKRSTKNELRKSGLVPAVVYGKDKEPIAVSVNSLELLMTVRDEGKNAIISLDIEGKKPVDVMLHDYQIEPIRNELYHADFYMVDMSQEIDVEVAIHLEGEAQGTKDGGILSQPLHELSVRAKPNEIPEEIKLDVTNLEVGDSLLVSDVKAGNNYEITQDETTTIVTILPPQTEEVVEPGETQDGDVEPEVINQKDDDEAEESEEA from the coding sequence GTGGCAGTTACAGTTAAAGCGAATACGAGAGAAGATTTCAAACGTTCAACTAAAAATGAGCTTCGTAAGTCCGGACTGGTTCCAGCAGTTGTTTATGGAAAAGACAAAGAACCAATTGCGGTATCGGTAAACAGCTTAGAATTATTAATGACAGTACGTGATGAAGGGAAGAACGCAATTATTTCCCTTGATATAGAAGGTAAGAAACCCGTAGACGTAATGTTACATGATTATCAGATTGAACCGATTCGTAATGAGTTATATCATGCCGATTTCTATATGGTTGATATGAGTCAGGAAATTGATGTAGAAGTAGCAATTCACTTAGAAGGAGAAGCACAAGGGACGAAAGATGGTGGGATTCTTTCTCAGCCACTTCATGAACTTTCCGTTCGTGCTAAGCCAAACGAAATCCCTGAAGAGATCAAACTAGATGTTACAAATCTAGAAGTTGGGGATAGTCTTCTTGTGAGTGATGTGAAAGCTGGAAATAACTACGAAATTACTCAGGATGAGACCACAACAATTGTGACCATCTTACCTCCTCAAACTGAAGAAGTTGTCGAACCAGGCGAAACTCAGGATGGAGATGTAGAACCAGAAGTCATTAATCAAAAAGATGATGATGAAGCGGAAGAGAGCGAAGAAGCTTAA
- the pth gene encoding aminoacyl-tRNA hydrolase — protein sequence MKCIIGLGNPGPKFEDTRHNIGFMVIDELLRRHNWKLDKEKYKGQHTVERLGGEKVILLKPLTYMNLSGESIRPLMDYYDLAPEDIVVIYDDLDLPPGKVRLRQKGGHGGHNGIRSTIDHLGTKEFPRIRLGIGRPSGPMPVPDYVLGKFQGEDATAAKESVQKAADACEAWMEKGFLEVMNEFNK from the coding sequence ATGAAATGTATTATTGGTCTAGGGAATCCAGGCCCTAAATTTGAAGATACGCGCCACAATATTGGATTTATGGTAATTGATGAGCTATTACGTCGCCATAATTGGAAATTAGATAAAGAGAAATATAAAGGACAGCATACTGTAGAACGTCTAGGTGGAGAAAAGGTTATTCTTTTAAAGCCACTGACGTATATGAACTTATCTGGAGAGTCTATTCGCCCGTTGATGGACTATTACGATTTAGCTCCGGAGGATATCGTTGTGATCTATGATGATTTGGATTTACCTCCAGGAAAGGTTCGTTTGCGTCAAAAGGGTGGACACGGGGGCCATAACGGAATCCGTTCAACCATCGATCACCTAGGTACGAAGGAATTCCCGCGCATAAGACTTGGAATTGGACGTCCTAGTGGTCCGATGCCTGTACCTGACTATGTGTTAGGGAAGTTTCAAGGGGAAGATGCTACGGCAGCGAAAGAAAGTGTTCAAAAGGCTGCAGATGCGTGTGAAGCTTGGATGGAAAAAGGCTTTTTAGAAGTTATGAATGAATTTAACAAGTAA
- a CDS encoding anti-sigma-F factor Fin family protein codes for MAVKYQCRHCKKEIGELSQDVLDSVELGLTSLNEEELLDMVSYHENGDVMVRTICEDCQESLEENPHYHELDFFIH; via the coding sequence ATGGCCGTTAAATATCAGTGTCGTCATTGCAAAAAGGAAATCGGTGAACTATCACAAGATGTGCTTGATTCCGTCGAGCTTGGACTTACTTCTCTGAACGAGGAGGAGCTTTTAGATATGGTTAGCTATCACGAAAATGGTGATGTGATGGTAAGAACAATTTGTGAAGATTGCCAAGAATCATTAGAAGAAAATCCTCACTATCATGAACTTGATTTCTTTATACATTAA